A genomic segment from Streptobacillus felis encodes:
- a CDS encoding PTS sugar transporter subunit IIA, with protein IEHFTIALGIKKEGVDFESIDGEKTKLFVLIATHERYNNWHLEALVKISRMFYNPINVSVLVHSKSKEGVQRLIEQLEGMN; from the coding sequence ATTGAACATTTTACAATTGCATTGGGAATAAAAAAAGAAGGTGTTGATTTTGAATCTATAGACGGTGAAAAAACTAAACTTTTTGTTTTAATTGCAACGCATGAAAGATACAATAATTGGCATCTTGAAGCATTAGTAAAAATTTCAAGAATGTTCTATAACCCAATAAATGTAAGTGTTTTAGTGCATTCAAAATCAAAAGAAGGTGTTCAAAGATTAATTGAACAATTAGAAGGGATGAATTAA